A section of the Deltaproteobacteria bacterium genome encodes:
- a CDS encoding ferredoxin family protein — MLQPTQSTQSATESVSEVAGTKKNKKVSGVVYIDREKCKGCGFCVEFCPTKCLELDQAYNAKGYHPPIVARPDDCTGCDLCGRFCPDFSIFAVMVKNKGQ, encoded by the coding sequence ATGTTGCAACCTACGCAAAGCACACAATCAGCAACTGAAAGTGTGTCTGAAGTGGCGGGGACAAAAAAAAATAAAAAAGTTAGCGGTGTTGTTTATATCGACCGTGAAAAATGCAAAGGTTGTGGCTTTTGTGTTGAGTTTTGTCCCACAAAATGTCTCGAGCTTGATCAGGCTTATAATGCCAAAGGGTATCATCCCCCAATAGTAGCTCGACCTGATGATTGTACTGGATGTGATTTATGCGGTCGGTTTTGTCCAGATTTTAGCATTTTCGCCGTTATGGTGAAAAACAAGGGCCAATAA